In Cydia amplana chromosome 2, ilCydAmpl1.1, whole genome shotgun sequence, the following proteins share a genomic window:
- the LOC134659372 gene encoding uncharacterized protein LOC134659372, translating to MSPGERAALGRREPARPQYATTAPGFPPPYYPPYGVPHPNAWLGAPLISMAGRAPPARQTPVSKLAMHAQGAPLIIQNRQDRRKFTSVPEQRTHRPLAHTDHVARERCEGSEGNRLRNQQQQPRSTRSGRNNNTDAVSVASDESSGSTNSETMLPRIIKPRKRRKKDRKPNNILPHDLSPTALELGEIDHCTVSGISSTPRNIYDESYCRDLSMSYRAGVKVLEYPEPVPETYRVSVLGEALEASRFGLAEAASPAESAVTSCQCRYCDPVGQIWDADSIADLLNENSSGDFAPTKLEDSMKVVGSLGRRGPDTTLRRSWSDPSSRIPEQRAVYNSDTSSAPNLYSLFPPTNRASSPEPRSPLALEITSEIVTSMNGQRDLEIKLFSTSPPAKNLDQRSFFADKSESAVNKCTISDHGPKVNSAVICEKEESSVDVSGKSEGATESACSPIGPSLDVRNICDLP from the coding sequence ATGAGTCCGGGCGAGCGCGCCGCCTTAGGGCGCCGCGAACCCGCTCGCCCACAATATGCAACTACCGCACCCGGATTCCCGCCGCCCTACTATCCGCCCTATGGTGTGCCGCATCCAAACGCGTGGCTGGGCGCTCCTCTCATTTCTATGGCAGGACGTGCTCCGCCCGCCCGACAAACACCGGTTTCCAAGTTGGCTATGCACGCCCAAGGCGCTCCGCTGATTATACAAAACCGCCAGGATCGTCGAAAATTCACGAGCGTGCCTGAACAACGGACCCATCGACCCCTTGCACACACTGATCACGTCGCCAGGGAAAGGTGCGAGGGGAGCGAAGGAAATAGACTTCGTAACCAACAGCAGCAACCTCGCTCCACACGAAGCGGACGAAACAACAACACGGATGCGGTCAGTGTCGCGAGCGACGAAAGTTCCGGTTCCACTAACTCCGAAACAATGTTGCCAAGGATAATAAAACCAAGGAAACGCCGTAAAAAAGACCGGAAACCCAACAACATTTTGCCACATGATTTGTCCCCTACCGCCTTGGAACTTGGTGAAATCGATCATTGCACAGTTTCTGGCATTTCATCTACTCCGCGAAATATTTATGATGAATCTTACTGTCGTGATTTATCGATGTCGTACAGAGCGGGTGTAAAAGTTTTGGAATACCCGGAACCGGTGCCGGAGACTTATCGTGTGTCAGTGCTCGGCGAAGCGTTAGAAGCTAGCCGCTTTGGTCTGGCGGAGGCGGCTTCGCCTGCGGAGTCCGCCGTTACGTCGTGTCAATGTCGGTACTGCGATCCCGTGGGACAAATATGGGACGCGGATTCAATAGCAGATCTGCTGAACGAAAACTCCAGTGGCGATTTTGCTCCTACGAAACTGGAAGATTCCATGAAGGTGGTAGGCTCTCTTGGTAGGCGAGGCCCTGACACAACTCTAAGACGTAGCTGGAGCGACCCGTCTTCACGAATTCCCGAACAGCGGGCAGTATATAACAGTGACACATCTTCAGCTCCAAATCTCTACTCGCTTTTTCCCCCTACAAATAGGGCTAGCTCTCCTGAGCCACGCTCCCCACTAGCTTTGGAAATTACTTCAGAGATTGTGACTTCTATGAACGGTCAGCGCGATCTAGAGATCAAACTGTTTTCGACCTCGCCACCGGCCAAAAACCTTGATCAGCGTTCGTTCTTCGCTGATAAAAGTGAAAGTGCCGTTAACAAATGTACGATATCGGACCACGGTCCAAAAGTAAACAGTGCGGTGATATGTGAAAAGGAGGAATCTAGTGTGGACGTTAGTGGAAAGAGTGAAGGTGCAACCGAATCGGCGTGTTCTCCCATTGGACCTTCACTGGATGTGCGCAATATTTGTGATTTGCCTTAG